One genomic window of Pempheris klunzingeri isolate RE-2024b chromosome 12, fPemKlu1.hap1, whole genome shotgun sequence includes the following:
- the LOC139211152 gene encoding uncharacterized protein — MTESPDSGVLLRAHRGAVTGPGTHTVVKVESGVSGDSGASVLTPSQSAELYFLRSRVRGLEREKAELSAENQRLKNMLVHEIPGLLSTMWQTLGQVNSHHSVSMATGSSDGYTPYSHHHHTTTNQDGDFSPQVYVQQLQEDLSGDMSESWGPLGSEDEEAPGGAELGLGSHMGEEAPLCSQTNMEELRRSCSESQCTAEHPNGQVSQVEVYPGSGVLCDVRSWQAANQAQSPTAMARTLLMGVFDMTTLMNSNLRGGRSRRPAFQPQRSALDPHKINAIFNAILARFPLAKRGVIGSGINSKLSEIRFRSRRANRDPRFL, encoded by the exons ATGACGGAGAGTCCGGACAGCGGCGTCCTGCTGCGGGCACACCGCGGGGCCGTCACCGGCCCGGGGACACACACG gTGGTGAAGGTGGAGTCAGGTGTGTCAGGTGACTCAGGTGCATCGGTCCTGACGCCGTCACAGAGCGCTGAGCTTTACTTCCTTCGTTCGCGGGTTCGggggctggagagagagaaggccgAGCTGTCGGCTGAGAACCAGAGACTGAAGAACATGCTGGTCCACG AAATCCCAGGGCTCCTGTCCACCATGTGGCAGACTTTGGGCCAGGTCAACAGCCACCACtctgtctccatggcaacaggcaGCAGTGACGGCTACACCCCATACTCGCATCACCACCACACAACGACCAATCAGGATGGAGACTTCAGCCCCCAGGTGTAcgtccagcagctccaggaggACCTGAGCGGGGACATGTCGGAGTCCTGGGGCCCACTGGGTTCCGAGGACGAGGAGGCGccaggaggagcagagctggGCCTCGGGAGCCATATGGGGGAGGAGGCGCCGCTCTGCAGCCAGACCAACATGGAGGAGCTCAGGAGGAGCTGCTCCGAGAGCCAGTGTACCGCCGAACACCCCAACGGACAG GTGAGCCAGGTGGAGGTGTATCCAGGCTCCGGTGTTCTCTGTGATGTCCGCTCATGGCAGGCAGCCAATCAGGCACAGTCTCCCACAGCGATGGCGCGGACGCTGCTGATGGGCGTGTTCGATATGACCACGCTGATGAACAGTAACCTGCGAGGTGGGCGGAGCCGCCGACCCGCCTTCCAGCCACAGCGCAGCGCTCTGGACCCGCACAAGATCAACGCCATCTTCA aCGCCATCTTGGCTCGGTTTCCTCTCGCCAAGAGAGGAGTCATCGGCTCTGGCATCAACTCCAAACTGTCTGAGATCCGTTTCCGCTCCCGGAGAGCCAATCGAGACCCGCGATTCCTCTGA
- the LOC139211240 gene encoding zinc finger protein 135: MEDSEAELAVSESDALGADFITVELDTQPIEYVVKWAEVGSKFTISCVKKDSDEAPELAADQLKIETDEAFFAPYEEVYPCEVTEQSVEIKTDSDEDEEDGEDGPEVLVEAGGSQLDGEADSDQADFEPDERQYRCSYCGKCYSHASSLYRHQQTHAGKSGGAPPPTKRALEPTHQEARYTCPHCGMSFKGSRMLGSHLRLHGKRRIHPCNICGKEFNHSSSLSRHRLIHKKGKGLSKDAALGANMAALRHSLKPGTKNKKTKRQQQQHVAGGGGSGIVQGQTGDKFYACPQCDMSFRTSTQLSKHQVTHVKELLDSYTPGKENLGETSSDLKIRLKLCSRDKPNFYTLCKKNRRRRGGRAIKRGPTTSEEEEEEGGGGGGGAGRHGCSQCGKRFSHASSLARHQQTHRAADVNSGRVKLQQHQKQLHAKTGLPATKTKTYTCAACNKTFMHSSSFSRHKKAHLEEEQRARAAAAKRRKRVVLDETAPLESDSE, encoded by the exons ATGGAGGACTCGGAGGCGGAGCTGGCGGTGTCGGAGTCGGACGCTCTGGGCGCTGACTTCATCACGGTGGAGCTGGACACGCAGCCCATCGAGTACGTGGTGAAGTGGGCCGAGGTCGGCTCCAAGTTCACCATCTCCTGCGTCAAGAAGGACTCGGACGAGGCGCCAGAGCTCGCCGCTGACCAGCTGAAGATCGAGACGGACGAGGCGTTCTTCGCGCCCTACGAGGAGGTGTACCCGTGCGAGGTGACGGAGCAGAGCGTGGAGATAAAGACAGACTCtgacgaggacgaggaggacggcGAGGACGGGCCGGAGGTGCTGGTGGAGGCGGGGGGCAGCCAGCTGGACGGCGAGGCAGACTCGGACCAGGCCGACTTCGAGCCGGACGAGCGGCAGTACCGCTGCAGCTACTGCGGGAAGTGTTACAGCCACGCCTCCAGCCTGTACCGCCACCAGCAGACACACGCTGGGAAGAGCGGCGGAGCGCCACCGCCCACCAAACGGGCGCTGGAACCGACGCACCAGGAGGCGCGCTACACCTGCCCCCACTGCGGCATGAGCTTCAAAGGCAGCAG GATGCTGGGAAGTCACCTGCGGCTGCATGGGAAGCGGCGGATTCACCCCTGCAACATCTGTGGGAAGGAGTTCAACCACAGCTCCAGCCTGTCTCGCCACCGCCTCATCCATAAGAAGGGGAAGGGCCTCTCCAAGGATGCCGCCCTCGGCGCCAACATGGCCGCCCTGCGCCATTCACTCAAACCCGGCACCAAGAACAAAAAGAccaagaggcagcagcagcagcatgtggcGGGTGGTGGCGGCAGCGGCATCGTTCAGGGCCAGACAGGCGATAAGTTCTACGCCTGCCCGCAGTGCGACATGAGTTTCAGGACGTCCACGCAGCTGTCCAAGCATCAGGTGACACACGTCAAGGAGCTGCTGGACAGCTACACGCCTGGCAAGGAGAACCTCGGCGAGACCTCGTCCGACCTCAAGATCCGCCTCAAGCTCTGCTCCCGCGACAAGCCCAACTTTTACACCCTTTGCAAGAAGAACCGCCGCCGCCGCGGGGGCCGGGCCATCAAGAGGGGCCCCACCacctcagaggaggaggaggaggagggggggggcggaggtggaggagcaggtCGCCATGGCTGCAGCCAATGCGGGAAGCGGTTCAGCCATGCCTCCAGCCTGGCTCGGCACCAGCAGACCCACCGGGCAGCGGACGTCAACAGCGGGCGGGTGAAGCTTCAGCAGCACCAGAAGCAGCTTCACGCCAAGACTGGACTCCCCGCCACCAAAACCAAGACATACACCTGTGCCGCCTGCAACAAGACCTTCATGCACTCGTCCAGCTTCTCCCGCCACAAGAAGGCCcatctggaggaggagcagcgtgCCCGGGCCGCTGCTGCCAAGCGCCGGAAGAGGGTGGTCTTAGATGAGACCGCCCCGCTAGAGTCCGACTCTGAGTGA
- the prkn gene encoding E3 ubiquitin-protein ligase parkin produces MIVFVRYNLGPGVAVELQEEASVNELREVVGSQQGVPPELLRVLFAGRELRSTATLQGCDLPEQSTVHVVLPPSGSSSQLLLPQELLALGGEEEQDGLTRLDFSSSRLPFTSSGLAVILEGRGAGGVEARGETQTASHEGVRTCSTFFVYCKSCRSVRPGKLRVRCRSCRQTTLTLSRGPSCWDDVLLRGRIQGVCQSDGCHGNEAEFYMKCASHPTSDGDVSVALDLIVTNRRDIPCIACTDTRDVVLVFPCAERHVICLDCFRRYCQTRLDERQFVHDAVIGYSLPCAAGCNDSLIKELHHFRILGDDQYGRYLRFGAEQCLLVIGGLMCPSPGCGAGLVPPEDVRRVECDRQVGCGFVFCRHCREAYHEGACHAELTAPIGDASQGFMVGEDASHRGRWDSSSVLLQEMTKRCPQCSVPVERNGGCMHMLCPLCRAEWCWLCGVTWNRECMGDHWFG; encoded by the exons ATGATCG TGTTTGTGCGCTACAACCTGGGCCCAGGTGTGGCcgtggagctgcaggaggaggcgAGCGTGAACGAGCTGAGGGAAGTGGTGGGGAGTCAGCAGGGAGTCCCACCGGAGCTCCTCAGGGTTCTGTTCGCGGGGAGGGAGCTGAGGAGCACCGCCACGCTGCAG GGTTGTGACCTCCCAGAGCAGAGTACTGTCCATGTCGTCCTCCCTCCATCAGGGTCCTCCTCCCAGCTGCTCCTCCCGCAGGAGCTTCTGGCTctgggaggggaggaggagcaggacgGTCTGACCCGGCTGGACTTCAGCTCTTCACGCCTCCCCTTCACCTCCTCCGGCCTGGCCGTCATcctggaggggagaggagcaggaggagtggAGGCCAGAGGGGAGACGCAGACTGCAAGCCATGAAG gtgtgcgTACCTGCAGTACTTTCTTTGTGTACTGTAAGAGCTGTCGGTCGGTTCGACCTGGAAAACTGAGAGTCCGCTGCCGAAGCTGCAGACAAACGACACTAACGCTCAGCAGG GGTCCGTCCTGCTGGGATGACGTCCTCCTCCGTGGTCGTATCCagggtgtgtgtcagtcagACGGTTGTCACGGCAATGAAGCA gagttcTACATGAAGTGTGCGTCCCATCCGACATCTGATGGTGACGTCTCTGTGGCGCTCGACCTCATCGTGACCAACAGGAGAGACATTCCCTGTATAGCCTGCACAGACACCAG ggaCGTGGTCCTGGTCTTCCCGTGTGCGGAGCGTCATGTGATCTGTCTCGACTGTTTCCGTCGTTACTGTCAGACTCGACTTGACGAGCGGCAGTTTGTACACGACGCTGTGATTGGATACTCGCTGCCGTGTGCTG CCGGCTGTAACGACTCTCTGATCAAAGAGCTGCATCACTTCCGGATCCTGGGAGACGATcag TATGGGCGGTACCTGCGGTTTGGGGCGGAGCAGTGCTTGCTTGTGATTGGAGGATTGATGTGTCCGTCTCCGGGCTGTGGGGCGGGGCTTGTCCCACCGGAGGATGTCAGGAGGGTGGAGTGTGACCGCCAGGTGGGCTGCGGCTTCGTCTTCTGCCGTCACTGCAGGGAGGCCTACCACGAGGGGGCGTGTCACGCCGAGCTGACCGCGCCCATAGGCGATGCCTCACAG GGTTTCATGGTAGGGGAGGATGCGTCACACAGAGGGAGGTGGGActcctcttctgtcctcctgcaggAGATGACTAAACGCTGCCCCCAGTGTTCGGTTCCTGTGGAGAGAAACG GTGGCTGTATGCACATGCTGTGTCCTCTGTGCAGAGCTGAGTGGTGTTGGCTCTGTGGAGTCACCTGGAACAGAGAGTGTATGGGGGACCACTGGTTCGgataa